CAAGGCCAACGCGGTCGGATTGTGTCTGAAAGGGACGGAAGAGAAGCTCAGGAACCTTGACGCCAGGTCCGTTGTCGGCGACCGCAATAAAGACAGTCGAATCCTGAGCCCAGGACTTCATCGAAATTTTGCGCAGCGCCTGGTCTTCCAGTGCGGCTTCGCTATTTCTTGTGAGATTGAGAAAGACTTGCATGAGGCTCTGGCGATCGGCCCACACCGTCGGCAGATCGGCTTGTATCTCCCAGCTAACCTCTATCTCCCGTTCTCGCAGAGGAGATCCGACGATGATTCGAAGCTCCTCCATAAAAGATTGCAGATTGAGCCTGACTGGCCGCTCAGCAGCCTGCCTCAGATCCAAGGCCGCGACTCTTTCCAAAGCAGTGACCAGGGTTCCTAAAGCCTCGAAGTCTTTGTTCTCCTTGAGAGAGTCATTCCTGGCGAGGTTTTGATGCACGACTGCGATTGCACCGCAGACATTGCGGACTTCGTGCGATACCGCACCTGCAATAATTCGAGAGCCAGAAAGAAGCTGATGCAGGTTCGCCTCTTCGCGATCGCGAAGGTCTTGTGAAGCATCAACAACCATGGCCGCAAGGCGAGCTCCGGCGCTGGTGAGATAGGTGGAAAACCAGACCTCGGCGAGAAAGGATTCTCCGTCATTCCTCTGTCCGCGGCACTGCATGACGGTTCGGAAAGACGGTTGTCCTCCGCGGAAGGCCGGGACCTTGGTGAGAATCGGCAGATACGCGCCAAGAGACTTTCCTTCAAGGGTTCCTGATTGCATAGCGAACATTCTTTCAGCGGCATCGTTCGCCAAGAGAATCAGCCCAGCAGCATCAATTGTGAGAATCGCGATGGGGCTGCTCGCGACGAGAACGAGCAGTTGCTCCTCGGCATCGCGCCGCGCGCTAACTTCGCGTTCCAGAGCTTCGAGATGAAGTGCCGTCCTCTTTCTGTTTGCGAAGACTTCC
This Edaphobacter bradus DNA region includes the following protein-coding sequences:
- a CDS encoding ATP-binding protein is translated as MALSFTSGSRTTALARVLLLVAAIAFVDWRISANIPLGMLYLLPVALGAVVLTRFQVVLLGALCTVLAETFDSFAWTGLTSIPRDALYFAAFSGSGLFVQEVFANRKRTALHLEALEREVSARRDAEEQLLVLVASSPIAILTIDAAGLILLANDAAERMFAMQSGTLEGKSLGAYLPILTKVPAFRGGQPSFRTVMQCRGQRNDGESFLAEVWFSTYLTSAGARLAAMVVDASQDLRDREEANLHQLLSGSRIIAGAVSHEVRNVCGAIAVVHQNLARNDSLKENKDFEALGTLVTALERVAALDLRQAAERPVRLNLQSFMEELRIIVGSPLREREIEVSWEIQADLPTVWADRQSLMQVFLNLTRNSEAALEDQALRKISMKSWAQDSTVFIAVADNGPGVKVPELLFRPFQTQSDRVGLGLYLSRALLRSFGGDLRYESTADGAMFVVELAASNEGTDES